In Selenomonadales bacterium, the DNA window GTCGAACAATTCGCGGCTAAAGTGCTCGTTTTCATCGCGTTCGGCCACAGAAGGGGCGATAGACTTGGCAGCAAACTCGCGCACCATTTGCAGGAGCATTTTTTGTTCGGCGGATAGATTAAACTCCATTTGTGAGGACCTCCCTACAAAATCTCTTTGCTATTTGTCACGATACTATTGTGCACCGAGTTCGTCCGATTTTCAAGGACTTTGCGAAATAAATATCAATAGATGTGAAATAAATAGCAGACAATACATCAACCCCGGGTTCGTGTCGCCGACAGTGCCAAAGTAGAGATTGCCCGAAGTCCGCGTTATAATGAGGCAAGCAATCTGGAGGAGAAGACGATGATTCGAGTCACAAACATAAAGGTCGCTTTAGACGAGCGCGGCGAAGTGTTGCCAGCCCTCCTTAAAAAGCTTGGCGTTGCGGGAAGCTCCCTCTCGCATTACTACATCTACAAAGAGGCTATCGACGCTCGCCGCAAAGATAGGATTCAGTTTGTCTACACCGTAGACGTTGCCCTGCCGAGCGAGCAGAAGTTCCTGCAGAAGACGCGTCATCCCGACATTTCGCTTGCGCCCACGGGGACCTATCAACTGCCGCAGCCGGGGGAGCAAAGGCTTAAGCACCGCCCGGTAATTGTCGGCACGGGGCCTGCCGGGCTCTTTGCCGGGCTCATTCTGTCGGAACTTGGTTTTCGCCCGCTACTACTCGAGCGCGGCGACGACGTCGATGCTCGCGCCGCAAAGGTGCGCGATTTCTGGCTGGGGGGAGAGCTAGACCCAAGCTCCAACGTGCAGTTTGGCGAGGGTGGGGCGGGCACTTTCTCGGACGGCAAACTAACGACCAATATTAAGGACCCGCGCTGCCGTAAAGTGTTGGCAGACTTAGTCGCGGCCGGTGCGCCGGCAAATATCCTCTACAGCTACAAGCCCCATGTCGGCACAGATATCCTGCGGCGCGTGGTGAAGGGGCTGCGGCAGACCATCGTGCAGCGCGGCGGGGAGGTGCGCTTTCGCGCTACCGTGACAGATTTCCGCTCAGATAGGGGGGCGGTGTCCGGCGTAATCGTGAACGGACAAGAAGTAGTACCGGCTGACCTAGTCATTGTCGCGCCGGGGCACAGCGCACGGGACACCTTTTCAGCCCTGCTCGCCCGTGGTGTAGACATGATCCCTAAGCCTTTTGCTATCGGCGCGCGCATAGAGCATCCCCAAGCTCTGATTGACGAAGCGCAGTATGGCCAAGCCGCAGGTCACCCAAATCTAGGCGCGGCTGACTACAAACTAAGCCATCACCCGGAAAGCGGACGCTCGGTGTACACTTTTTGCATGTGTCCGGGCGGACAAGTTGTTGCCGCGGCCTCGGAACAAGGCGGCGTAGTCACCAACGGCATGAGCGAGCACGCGCGTGCTAGCGGGCAAGCCAACAGCGCTATCCTAGTTGAAGTATCTCCGGCAGACTACGGCGGTACACACCCTCTAGCCGGGGCCCTCTTTCAGCGTCAGTGGGAGGAGAAGGCGTGGCAATTAGGCGGGAGAACACACCGCGCTCCGGCTCAACTGGTGGGCGACTTTCTCAAGAACCGCAAATCATCTTCTGTAGGCAGCAGCCGGCCTTCCTATCTTCCCGGCGTCGAGCCAAGCGACCTCCGCCTATGCTTGCCAGACTGCATCTCGGCGTCTCTGCAGGCCGGCCTACTGGCTTTTGACAAACAGCTCTCTGGCTTCGCGCACCCAGCGGCGCTCCTCACCGGGGTGGAAACGCGCAGCTCCTCCCCGGTAAGAATGGCCAGGAACAGCGACGGAGAAAGCACGGTCTTGGGGCTCTGCGTTGCGGGTGAGGGTGCGGGCTACGCCGGCGGCATTATGTCCGCGGCCGTGGATGGGTTGCGCGTGGCGGAAGGGGTCGCAGGCAAGTACCGCATTCATTAGGGTAGTGCAGGCGCAAGCAGGAGGTAGTCAAGCTGTCTAGAAATAAGTACAATTAGAACAGGGAGTAGGGCGAAGGAGGATGGGGTGGTGGCTACATGTCAAGGTTAGTCAAGAGCTATCTTGCCTTCTACTTAGTCATGCTGGCGGTCGTGCTCATTTGGGGCGCACCCATTTTGTTTCCTACCCTTGCTTACACATTTACCGAAGAAGAAGTGCGCTATCTTGCGGCACTAGGTGAACTGCGTGTCCTGGCTGACCGCGACTTTCCTCCCTTTACCTATGTGCGCGAGGGCAAAGCCGTAGGCTACGAACTTGACTTGATGCGCGAACTAGAGCGTGTACTGCTCATCCCGGTAAAAGTGGAGCAAGACATGTGGTTAAATGTGCGCGAACGCCTGATGCTTGGGGAAGCTCACCTTGTCTCCGGTATGCGCATTACGCCAGAGCGGCGCAGGCTCTATCAGTTTACAGATCCTTATCTCTACACCCTGCATGCGGTTATTACTAGGCGCGAGGCACGAGCCGACGACTTAGAGGCGCTGCGCGGGCTTCCCGTGGCGGCGCAGGCAGGCTCGGCGACGGCCGAACGCTTAGTCGGTGAAGGCCACACAATTATACCTAAGGCCACCCCGGCCGAAGCTTTTGCTGCTTTGGCGCGGGGCGAGGTCGCGGGGTGGGTGGAGCAGCTCTGGGTAGCTAGGTACATAATAGGTGCCAAAGATTTGCCGTTTTACACCCTAACGCCGCTGCCGGACACACAGGGCGAGTACGCCATGGCGCTGTGGGGGCAAGCCGACCCGCGGTTACGCCGCATACTTAACAAAGCGCTGTATCGTTTGCATCGGCACGGTGTGATGGCGGAGATTAACGCGCGTTGGTTTGGCCCTGCCGTTACGCGCGTGGCGCATGACGAGGACAGGCTGCGCCAAGCCTTGTTTCTTTTTCTGGGTGTAGGCACGCTAGGCGTAGGGTTAGTCTTTAGTAACGCTTACCTGCAGCGCCGTGTGGAAACGCAAACGCGGGCCTTGCGCCTTTCCAACGCGGCGTTAGCGCGGCAACATGAGCGCGTGCAAGACATGCTTATCAACACGGCACGTGCCTTTGGGGTGGCTATCGAAGTAAAGGACATTTACACGGGCGGACACAGCCACCGTGTGGCGGGCGTGGCTTACTTTATTGCCAAGCAACTTGGGCTGACGGAGAGGCAGATGTTTGAGCTGTGCCTCGGTTCCTTGATGCATGATATCGGCAAAGTAGGGGTGCCTGAGGCTATCCTTACCAAGAACGGAAACCTCACTCCTGCCGAATACGAGTATGTCAAACAGCACCCGCGCATTGGGCACGAGATTTTGCGCGCTGTAGACGGGTATGAGGCCGTGCGGGACATTGTTCTCTACCACCATGAACGGTGGGACGGACAAACCACAGGGCAATATCCGGGCTATCCCGGGCTGCGCAGGGGCACAGCTATCCCATTGGGGGCGCGCATTGTGGCCGTTGCCGACGCTTTTGACGCCATGACGTCCGAACGCCCCTACCGCACGGCCCGTTCCGTCAGCGAAGCGGTGGCAGTAATCCAAAGAGAAGCTGGCGGGCAGTTTGACCCAGACATTGCGGTTACCCTAATCGGTGCGGAGGCAGAGTTAGCGGCGACAGAGCCGCACAGCTTGCCTATGATACTTAAGGAGTTAGCCATGCGGTTGCGCGTATAAACACGCGGGAGGTCTCTCTATGGATAAGCGGCGCCTCCGGCAGCTAAGGGCCATCATGCAGCTAGTCGAAGCGTTCGATCGGCAGGGTGTGCAAGCTTGGCTGGGCGGAGGATGGGCACTTGAGGCTCTCGATAGTACTTACCAACGGGATCACGCGGATGTCGATTTTCACATCTTCGCATCTGATGCCCCGCTGGTCCGCGTGCTGCTCGAGGAGCTTGGGTACAACATCGTGGAGATTACGGCCAGTTCGTTTGCTGCCGAGCGCGGCAAACTTCGCGTTGATTGGGAGCTCCTGTGGGAGGAAGATGGGGCAGTCGTCACTTACGACAGCTATGTTGACGCAACGTATGTGTGGCCCGCTGGAGCTTTCCCGCAAGAGAAAACAGGTGTAATTAACGGCGTCGGGGTTCGAGTCATGAGTCCTAGCGCGCAACGCCAACTAAAACTCGACTATGATAAGAAGCAGAAACGCTTGCGGCAAAAAGATATGCGTGATTTGTCGCGGCTCCGCTCACTGATTCACGATCGCCTGTAAAGACAAAAGTCCTTGGCCGCAAGTTAGGGCCAAGGACTCTCGAGCTTAGACGGGCTGAGATCTATCGCAGCACGGTGCGGCTGCTGTGGTACCTAGATGCTAGGTAACGCTGGCTGAGGCGATCTATTGTTACGCCTCGCCTTGGGAAAGCGTGCACCATGCGACCATCACCCATGGCGATGCCGACGTGTGAAACGCCCCGCCTCCAGGTGTTCTCGAAAAACACGAGATCCCCGGGTTGTAGCGCTGTACGTGCGATGCGACGTCCTACTCTAGACTGCGACAGCGAGGTGCGCGGCAAACGAATGCCGACGGCGCGAGCCATCACGTGGCGTGTAAAGCTACTGCAGTCAAAAGCGCGCGGCCCATTAGCGCCAAAGACGTAGGGGCGGCCTAGGTAGCTTAGAGCCATGCGCACAACGCGCACTCCTCTGGTTCCGTTGCTGGTGGCAGCCATGGCTGGCAGGGGAATAACAGCGACAGATGCTACTAGCACGAGTGTGGCAATGATTTTTTTCATGAGATTCATCAGTGTTGTCTCCTCTCCTTTATTTTGCTGTCACCTATGCTGAGCTTTAGCTCTGCAAAACTGAACTTTAAGCTCTGCATGCTTGAATTGTAAGTGATGATTCTTGATGCGAAAACAAGTAAATATTAACAACACACAGAAGAGCCTTGCCGTTGCTGGTTGTGTTATTTTTTACTAGGAGTGAAAAATATGTACCGCAGAGAAAAACTTGACGACACACACCCCGATTTTTATCCCGTTTTGGCCAAAGAGCTTCACCATTTAGTAGAGTTCGAAGCAGAGTGGTTAGCGTCGCTCAGTAACGCGGCTGCGCTACTTGGGCATCAGCTAGGGCGCATTAACTGGGCGGGGTTCTATCTGGTTAAAGAAGGCCTATTGGTGCTTGGCCCTTTTTGGGGCAAGCCGGCCTGTTCTGCGATTGTCTTGGGAGAGGGTGTCTGTGGCGCTGCTGCTCTAAGGCGCGAGACAATAGTCGTGCCCGATGTGCACGCCTTCCCCGGACACATTGCCTGCGACGAAGCCTCGCAGTCTGAAATCGTAGTGCCGATAATCTACCGCGGCGAACTTAAAGGCGTGCTCGATATCGACAGCCCAGAAAAAAACCGCTTCCTCCCCCGCGACCAAGCAGGGTTAGAAGCGTTTGTGGCTGTACTGGCGAGTGTGCTG includes these proteins:
- a CDS encoding transporter substrate-binding domain-containing protein; protein product: MSRLVKSYLAFYLVMLAVVLIWGAPILFPTLAYTFTEEEVRYLAALGELRVLADRDFPPFTYVREGKAVGYELDLMRELERVLLIPVKVEQDMWLNVRERLMLGEAHLVSGMRITPERRRLYQFTDPYLYTLHAVITRREARADDLEALRGLPVAAQAGSATAERLVGEGHTIIPKATPAEAFAALARGEVAGWVEQLWVARYIIGAKDLPFYTLTPLPDTQGEYAMALWGQADPRLRRILNKALYRLHRHGVMAEINARWFGPAVTRVAHDEDRLRQALFLFLGVGTLGVGLVFSNAYLQRRVETQTRALRLSNAALARQHERVQDMLINTARAFGVAIEVKDIYTGGHSHRVAGVAYFIAKQLGLTERQMFELCLGSLMHDIGKVGVPEAILTKNGNLTPAEYEYVKQHPRIGHEILRAVDGYEAVRDIVLYHHERWDGQTTGQYPGYPGLRRGTAIPLGARIVAVADAFDAMTSERPYRTARSVSEAVAVIQREAGGQFDPDIAVTLIGAEAELAATEPHSLPMILKELAMRLRV
- a CDS encoding GAF domain-containing protein; this encodes MYRREKLDDTHPDFYPVLAKELHHLVEFEAEWLASLSNAAALLGHQLGRINWAGFYLVKEGLLVLGPFWGKPACSAIVLGEGVCGAAALRRETIVVPDVHAFPGHIACDEASQSEIVVPIIYRGELKGVLDIDSPEKNRFLPRDQAGLEAFVAVLASVLPWDRVVF
- a CDS encoding C40 family peptidase, with amino-acid sequence MNLMKKIIATLVLVASVAVIPLPAMAATSNGTRGVRVVRMALSYLGRPYVFGANGPRAFDCSSFTRHVMARAVGIRLPRTSLSQSRVGRRIARTALQPGDLVFFENTWRRGVSHVGIAMGDGRMVHAFPRRGVTIDRLSQRYLASRYHSSRTVLR